In the genome of Paenibacillus pabuli, the window CTCTCCAATCCTGCCCTTGATCGACAAAGCTCAAATTCGCAAATTGGCCTCCTCCCCGGATGCTTCATCGAACCTGCCCTGGTTTGGACAGTTAATGTCTGGTCCACAGCTGTTTGCTTATCTGACACAGATTAACTCGTGGCTCCGTACGTACAAAGTGGCCATTCGATGAATAAGACGATCTTTTCATTTTAAAAAGGGGTGCCGATGAGCAGCATATCTACTGTCATCAGGCACCCCTTTTGTCATACTGACTAAATCATGGTTACCATTCATTCTACTTTAAATGAAACTTTATGGATTGATCAGTACCGGATTACGTTCAAGCAATCCACTGCCAAAGATATCCCTGAACGGTGAATCCTCCATATGAATATAACCGATGTAACAGCCGCACTTCTTCATGCCACACGGCCGATCCGCTGCTAAAGCCTCCAAACCATCGCGGTATAGATGCCCGATAATTCGACGGTCCTTGTAACACCTTTTTACATGTCCTGACCCTTGCACATAAAACACCTCCGAACCAGCCGAACAGCGCTTGCCCAGACTCTCATAATCCTGCAAATTCCCTTCGAACAGCGGATCAATTGACCGTAAATAGTCGACCTCTTCCACGCTGTAATATTGGGGTCGATCCTTAAATGCATTGATCCACATATACACGTCATCGGGTAAAGTCTGCCTCAACGATGCAATAGCAGGAAATGCACTGCGCAATCCAACCGTCCCAACACTAAAAGCAAGTCCCATCTCTCGTAAAGTCAAACATTGTTTGACGAAAGAAGACTCCTTAGTCTCACGTGGGTGATAGGTCGCCCAGAAAGCCGCTTTATCCCGGTTTAATTCGCGGGCCCAGTCCAGTTTGACAGACAAGTTGGTTTGGACTGCAATTTTGTCCACATGTGGCATATGCGATAGTTCAATCATCGCTTCCCGATACCAACGTCGTACCAGAGCTTCTCCATACGGGTT includes:
- a CDS encoding STM4011 family radical SAM protein; translated protein: MRATLYYRGKLSSCNYDCPYCPFSKTVDSKETLEVDEQQLRQFVNWVRDQESAGHQFSIFFNPYGEALVRRWYREAMIELSHMPHVDKIAVQTNLSVKLDWARELNRDKAAFWATYHPRETKESSFVKQCLTLREMGLAFSVGTVGLRSAFPAIASLRQTLPDDVYMWINAFKDRPQYYSVEEVDYLRSIDPLFEGNLQDYESLGKRCSAGSEVFYVQGSGHVKRCYKDRRIIGHLYRDGLEALAADRPCGMKKCGCYIGYIHMEDSPFRDIFGSGLLERNPVLINP